A stretch of DNA from Verrucomicrobiota bacterium:
TGAGGCGGTTAAAAATGGGCATCTCGACCTGGCGGCTGATTCCTTCGCGAACCTTGCAAGTATTACTCCAGCATTTGAGGTGTTTCATCTGCCTTTTCTTTTCTCATCCCGTGCTGAGATGCTGGCTGCCTATCGTAGCGAATCCGTTCGCGAACAAGTTAACCAGGAGTTGGCCGAAGTGGGATTACGATGGTTTGCCACCTTCGAAATCGGGGGACCTCGTCAGGTGGGTACATCCCGCCGCAAAATCACCCGCGCTGCAGATCTTGAAGGATTGAAATTTCGTGCCTCACGATCGCCCTTGGAGATTGCCGCCCAGGAAGCGTGGGGAGCTAAAGGTGTGACAGTCGATTGGACCGAAACTCCGGAAGCAGTGCGCTTGGGAATGGTCGACGGACTAACGGTCCCTTATGCCAGCTTCTATTCTGCACGATTTTACGAAGGCGGTCTCATTCGGTATCTCCTGGATTTAAATTTCCAAACCTATGCGTTGGTGGTAGTAGTTAACTCTGCTGGCTGGGATGCGCTCCCAATCGAGGTGCGCTCGACACTTGATGAAGCGGCACGTGAGGC
This window harbors:
- a CDS encoding TRAP transporter substrate-binding protein, which translates into the protein MSTRVLDTRIANSRRYCIVLVVTVLFLAGCGGGKKDGVDHVFKIANVLAESDVTGYGLNRFAEIVEQKSGGRIEIRLFHGGQLGSGVETFEAVKNGHLDLAADSFANLASITPAFEVFHLPFLFSSRAEMLAAYRSESVREQVNQELAEVGLRWFATFEIGGPRQVGTSRRKITRAADLEGLKFRASRSPLEIAAQEAWGAKGVTVDWTETPEAVRLGMVDGLTVPYASFYSARFYEGGLIRYLLDLNFQTYALVVVVNSAGWDALPIEVRSTLDEAAREAETWHVDFVGDYITKNIREMRAAGVEVNSLPASEEENLKRRTKDAVWGEFVGRRGISRVKLDLIQQEIQGVGGEGWGYETNPHSPPE